The proteins below come from a single Prochlorococcus marinus str. MIT 9215 genomic window:
- a CDS encoding DUF3764 family protein — protein sequence MSIETTVLDFKLSNTFEEYEAYMNAPEQQAMFKEMGIKTFYIGKSLENPQRATVMFQGPVNTCYDIFVNPETKPIVEASGHIYEGTIINRWISD from the coding sequence ATGTCAATTGAAACAACTGTTTTAGATTTCAAGTTAAGTAATACATTTGAGGAATATGAGGCGTATATGAATGCACCTGAACAACAAGCCATGTTTAAAGAGATGGGAATAAAAACTTTTTATATTGGGAAATCATTAGAAAACCCCCAAAGAGCAACCGTTATGTTTCAAGGACCAGTAAATACTTGTTACGACATCTTTGTTAACCCGGAAACTAAACCAATAGTTGAAGCGTCCGGTCATATTTATGAAGGGACAATAATAAACCGCTGGATTTCTGATTAA
- a CDS encoding DsrE family protein yields the protein MSIITDNTVLVHIYSGLESQNKVTLGLLVALTAEKNDHKVTLFLAGDGVQILNCKKPGEIVGQGTGDLYEHLQNLKNSKVTIYVSGKSAKSRGYDEKLLDGYTAEFVMPDVLVEESIKADSVLCY from the coding sequence ATGTCTATCATTACCGATAACACAGTGCTTGTTCACATTTATAGCGGTTTAGAATCCCAAAACAAAGTAACTTTAGGTTTATTAGTTGCCCTCACTGCAGAAAAAAACGATCATAAAGTGACTCTTTTTCTCGCAGGAGACGGAGTACAAATATTAAATTGCAAAAAACCTGGTGAAATAGTTGGTCAAGGGACTGGAGATTTATACGAACATCTTCAAAATTTAAAGAATTCAAAAGTTACCATATATGTCTCAGGAAAGTCCGCTAAATCTAGGGGATACGATGAGAAGCTTCTAGATGGATACACAGCAGAATTTGTGATGCCAGATGTTCTAGTGGAAGAATCAATTAAAGCAGATAGCGTGCTTTGCTATTAA